One genomic window of Fusarium verticillioides 7600 chromosome 2, whole genome shotgun sequence includes the following:
- a CDS encoding DNA damage-binding protein 1, whose amino-acid sequence MLQCLRPKGSETDLLFIGTDRLHYFNLVWNPLTKQLETIERVIEDLAEPYMRHSSSQNKCIVDPTGRFLAMHLWEGVLNVFKLPIRKGSTNKLERLDQVRLTELFMKASTFIHSRTGHPTIAFLYKTQLEQEEARLVIYRLTHDDKGNTVSKFDPHKDRELDVVIPDPYASMLIPVPLDEEKRYHVRNTEGAKAHLGGILVIGETLLTYFDGLTHRSVSSVLQDPRIFVSWAEYDGTHYLLADDYGRLDLLTIETNLETTGVVVTGMTLEPLKIGRSPAITSRASNLVYLGDNTLFVASHHGDSQLYQIDVESATVTLVQSFSNNAPILDFSIMDMGNREGDAQAGNAFSSGQSRIVAGCGAYRDGSLRSIRSGVGLEDRGVLDELEGTRGLFTLRSYGSDLVDTLVVSAITETRVLSFDREGGIEEIYSFQGMSLDTETLLASNLPNGQLLQITPHSVVLLDPESGTATNKWDVPSGKSITRASANSKWALLSVDGTSLVSLNLLQNLAVNIQQSQNHSDSQADQISCIHAAQDPPDLGVVGWWSSGQISLIDMASLKPLHGESMRQTEDSATVPRDIALVQLHPPEISGPTLLVAMEDGNVVTFNVSTKGFAVSGRKSVTLGSNPARLHILPQQDGTSNVFVTTEHASLIYGAEGRIIFSATTADDATFVAPFDSHAFPDSVILSTDQHIRICHVDKERLTHVKALPVNETVRRVAYSPGLKAFGLGSIKKELVGNEEVVSSSFRLVDEIVFKELGSPFPLNASSSLEIVECVIRTELPDVGGNHVERFVVGTSFISDGVEDPNGTGGRILVLGVDSNRQVYQIVSHNLKGPCRCLGMVDDNIIAGLSKTVVAYSFLQETSSFGSLQKLAVYRPAALPLDLDVSGNMIGVVDLMQSLSLVEFIPAQDGNKAKLQERARHFEPLWATSVCHIEGERWLEADSKGNLVVLQRNVDAPTEQDRMRLEITSEMNIGEQINRIRKLNVPMAENGIIHPRAFLASAEGSLYLYGDIAPQYQDLLMTFQSKMEEYIHVPGSVEFKLWRSFRNENRESEGPFRFIDGEMVERFLDMDEGKQELVCEGLGPSIEDMRNLIEELRRMH is encoded by the exons ATGCTGCAATGTTTACGACCCAAAGGTTCAGAGACCGATCTATTGTTTATCGGCACCGATAGACTGCATTACTTCAACCTGGTGTGGAACCCGTTAACAAAGCAACTGGAGACCATCGAGCGCGTTATCGAAGACCTGGCAGAGCCATATATGCGACATTCGTCAAGTCAGAATAAATGCATTGTCGATCCGACCGGACGATTCCTAGCCATGCATCTTTGGGAGGGAGTATTGAATGTTTTCAAACTCCCCATACGCAAGGGCTCTACCAACAAGCTGGAACGACTCGACCAGGTTAGACTCACAGAACTTTTCATGAAGGCAAGCACTTTCATCCACAGCCGGACCGGTCACCCGACCATTGCCTTTTTATACAAGACACAGTTGGAGCAGGAAGAAGCCCGATTGGTCATATATAGGTTAACTCACGATGACAAAGGGAACACCGTTTCCAAGTTCGACCCCCATAAAGACAGAGAGCTCGACGTTGTCATTCCTGACCCGTACGCCTCAATGCTCATTCCTGTTCCGTTAGACGAGGAAAAGCGTTACCATGTGCGCAACACCGAAGGAGCAAAGGCACATTTAGGTGGCATCTTAGTCATTGGAGAGACTCTTCTTACATATTTTGATGGCCTGACACACAGAAGTGTATCTTCGGTTCTTCAGGATCCGAGAATATTTGTTTCTTGGGCTGAGTACGATGGTACACATTACTTGTTGGCTGATGACTATGGACGACTGGATCTGTTGACGATTGAGACAAACCTCGAAACCACCGGCGTTGTTGTGACCGGCATGACACTCGAGCCTCTCAAGATCGGTCGCTCACCAGCCATCACATCCAGAGCGTCCAATCTGGTTTATCTTGGGGATAACACCTTATTTGTGGCTTCACACCACGGTGACTCGCAGCTTTATCAGATCGACGTGGAAAGCGCCACTGTCACGCTGGTCCAGTCCTTCTCAAATAATGCGCCCATTCTTGATTTTTCCATCATGGATATGGGCAACCGAGAAGGCGACGCTCAAGCTGGCAATGCCTTTTCGTCTGGTCAGTCAAGAATAGTCGCAGGCTGTGGTGCCTACCGCGATGGGAGCCTTCGAAGTATTCGAAGCGGTGTCGGTCTTGAAGATAGAGGTGTTCTGGACGAGCTGGAGGGGACCAGGGGTCTCTTTACACTTCGTTCATACGGGTCTGACCTGGTAGATACCCTGGTTGTCTCAGCAATCACCGAGACAAGAGTTCTCAGTTTCGACCGTGAAGGCGGAATTGAAGAGATATACTCTTTCCAGGGCATGTCACTCGACACCGAGACCCTTTTGGCTTCAAATCTTCCCAACGGACAGTTGCTCCAGATCACTCCTCACTCAGTCGTCTTACTTGATCCCGAAAGTGGCACGGCAACCAATAAATGGGACGTTCCAAGCGGCAAGTCGATCACAAGAGCGTCAGCAAACAGCAAGTGGGCATTGCTTTCAGTTGATGGAACATCCCTTGTCTCATTAAATCTCTTGCAGAACCTGGCTGTTAACATTCAACAAAGCCAAAACCACTCAGACTCACAAGCTGATCAAATATCATGCATACATGCTGCCCAGGATCCACCAGATCTCGGTGTAGTCGGCTGGTGGTCTTCTGGACAGATATCGTTGATAGATATGGCTTCCTTGAAGCCACTCCATGGAGAGTCCATGAGGCAAACTGAGGATAGTGCGACAGTCCCCAGAGATATTGCACTCGTCCAACTACATCCGCCTGAGATATCGGGGCCTACACTTTTGGTCGCAATGGAAGACGGCAATGTGGTTACGTTCAATGTATCTACCAAGGGCTTCGCTGTCTCTGGTCGGAAAAGCGTGACTTTGGGCAGTAACCCAGCTCGACTACATATACTCCCGCAACAGGATGGGACATCGAACGTCTTTGTGACGACTGAGCATGCCAGTCTCATCTATGGCGCCGAAGGACGGATCATATTCTCTGCCACAACCGCCGACGATGCCACCTTTGTTGCACCATTTGATTCCCATGCCTTCCCAGATTCCGTGATTCTGTCTACAGACCAGCATATTCGAATCTGTCATGTTGATAAGGAGAGACTTACACACGTGAAGGCTCTCCCTGTCAACGAAACTGTCAGACGAGTAGCCTACTCCCCAGGACTGAAAGCCTTTGGTCTAGGctccatcaagaaggagttaGTCGGCAACGAAGAGGTTGTGTCGAGCTCATTTaggcttgttgatgagattgtaTTCAAGGAGCTCGGTTCGCCTTTCCCATTGAATGCTTCAAGCAGCCTCGAGATTGTCGAATGTGTCATTAGGACTGAGCTCCCCGATGTTGGCGGCAACCATGTGGAGAGATTTGTTGTTGGCACAAGCTTCATCAGCGATGGGGTGGAAGACCCAAACGGTACTGGCGGCCGTATCCTGGTCCTCGGAGTTGACTCAAATCGTCAGGTGTACCAGATTGTCTCCCACAATTTGAAAGGCCCTTGCCGCTGTTTAGGCATGGTTGATGACAACATCATTGCTGGACTGTCCAAGACAGTTGTGGCCTACAGTTTCCTGCAAGAGACAAGCAGTTTCGGTTCACTCCAGAAGCTCGCTGTTTATCGCCCGGCGGCCTTGCCTCTGGATCTTGACGTATCCGGCAACATGATTGGCGTGGTTGATCTGATGCAGTCACTATCTTTGGTTGAGTTCATCCCTGCGCAAGATGgcaacaaggccaagttACAGGAACGGGCACGTCACTTCGAGCCTCTATGGGCCACCTCGGTCTGTCATATTGAAGGAGAGAGGTGGCTGGAGGCTGATTCAAAGGGCAATCTCGTTGTCCTGCAACGAAACGTGGATGCGCCGACAGAGCAAGACCGAATGCGCCTGGAGATTACGAGCGAAATGAATATTGGCGAACAGATCAACCGGATTCGAAAACTCAATGTCCCAATGGCGGAGAACGGAATTATCCATCCACGAGCCTTCCTCGCCTCG GCCGAGGGCTCGTTGTATCTTTACGGTGATATTGCACCACAGTACCAGGACCTGCTTATGACGTTCCAgtcaaagatggaagagTACATTCATGTACCAGGAAGCGTCGAATTTAAGCTATGGCGTTCCTTCCGTAATGAAAACCGGGAGAGCGAGGGACCTTTCCGATTTATAGACGGGGAGATGGTTGAGAGATTCTTGGATATGGATGAAGGAAAGCAAGAGCTTGTTTGCGAAGGTCTCGGACCAAGTATCGAGGATATGCGCAACTTGATTgaggagttgagaagaatgcaTTGA
- a CDS encoding DNA damage-binding protein 1 gives MAYVAPIHRATSIRHALRANVLSPDIDDLVVAKANRLEIWRLTEEGLVCLQTKLIHGSIAMLQCLRPKGSETDLLFIGTDRLHYFNLVWNPLTKQLETIERVIEDLAEPYMRHSSSQNKCIVDPTGRFLAMHLWEGVLNVFKLPIRKGSTNKLERLDQVRLTELFMKASTFIHSRTGHPTIAFLYKTQLEQEEARLVIYRLTHDDKGNTVSKFDPHKDRELDVVIPDPYASMLIPVPLDEEKRYHVRNTEGAKAHLGGILVIGETLLTYFDGLTHRSVSSVLQDPRIFVSWAEYDGTHYLLADDYGRLDLLTIETNLETTGVVVTGMTLEPLKIGRSPAITSRASNLVYLGDNTLFVASHHGDSQLYQIDVESATVTLVQSFSNNAPILDFSIMDMGNREGDAQAGNAFSSGQSRIVAGCGAYRDGSLRSIRSGVGLEDRGVLDELEGTRGLFTLRSYGSDLVDTLVVSAITETRVLSFDREGGIEEIYSFQGMSLDTETLLASNLPNGQLLQITPHSVVLLDPESGTATNKWDVPSGKSITRASANSKWALLSVDGTSLVSLNLLQNLAVNIQQSQNHSDSQADQISCIHAAQDPPDLGVVGWWSSGQISLIDMASLKPLHGESMRQTEDSATVPRDIALVQLHPPEISGPTLLVAMEDGNVVTFNVSTKGFAVSGRKSVTLGSNPARLHILPQQDGTSNVFVTTEHASLIYGAEGRIIFSATTADDATFVAPFDSHAFPDSVILSTDQHIRICHVDKERLTHVKALPVNETVRRVAYSPGLKAFGLGSIKKELVGNEEVVSSSFRLVDEIVFKELGSPFPLNASSSLEIVECVIRTELPDVGGNHVERFVVGTSFISDGVEDPNGTGGRILVLGVDSNRQVYQIVSHNLKGPCRCLGMVDDNIIAGLSKTVVAYSFLQETSSFGSLQKLAVYRPAALPLDLDVSGNMIGVVDLMQSLSLVEFIPAQDGNKAKLQERARHFEPLWATSVCHIEGERWLEADSKGNLVVLQRNVDAPTEQDRMRLEITSEMNIGEQINRIRKLNVPMAENGIIHPRAFLASAEGSLYLYGDIAPQYQDLLMTFQSKMEEYIHVPGSVEFKLWRSFRNENRESEGPFRFIDGEMVERFLDMDEGKQELVCEGLGPSIEDMRNLIEELRRMH, from the exons ATGGCATATGTCGCACCTATCCATCGCGCTACAAGCATACGCCATGCCCTACGGGCGAACGTGCTCTCCCCTGATATAGATGACTTGGTTGTGGC GAAGGCGAACCGACTCGAAATATGGCGCCTCACAGAGGAGGGCCTCGTGTGCCTACAGACGAAACTCATCCACGGCTCAATAGCGATGCTGCAATGTTTACGACCCAAAGGTTCAGAGACCGATCTATTGTTTATCGGCACCGATAGACTGCATTACTTCAACCTGGTGTGGAACCCGTTAACAAAGCAACTGGAGACCATCGAGCGCGTTATCGAAGACCTGGCAGAGCCATATATGCGACATTCGTCAAGTCAGAATAAATGCATTGTCGATCCGACCGGACGATTCCTAGCCATGCATCTTTGGGAGGGAGTATTGAATGTTTTCAAACTCCCCATACGCAAGGGCTCTACCAACAAGCTGGAACGACTCGACCAGGTTAGACTCACAGAACTTTTCATGAAGGCAAGCACTTTCATCCACAGCCGGACCGGTCACCCGACCATTGCCTTTTTATACAAGACACAGTTGGAGCAGGAAGAAGCCCGATTGGTCATATATAGGTTAACTCACGATGACAAAGGGAACACCGTTTCCAAGTTCGACCCCCATAAAGACAGAGAGCTCGACGTTGTCATTCCTGACCCGTACGCCTCAATGCTCATTCCTGTTCCGTTAGACGAGGAAAAGCGTTACCATGTGCGCAACACCGAAGGAGCAAAGGCACATTTAGGTGGCATCTTAGTCATTGGAGAGACTCTTCTTACATATTTTGATGGCCTGACACACAGAAGTGTATCTTCGGTTCTTCAGGATCCGAGAATATTTGTTTCTTGGGCTGAGTACGATGGTACACATTACTTGTTGGCTGATGACTATGGACGACTGGATCTGTTGACGATTGAGACAAACCTCGAAACCACCGGCGTTGTTGTGACCGGCATGACACTCGAGCCTCTCAAGATCGGTCGCTCACCAGCCATCACATCCAGAGCGTCCAATCTGGTTTATCTTGGGGATAACACCTTATTTGTGGCTTCACACCACGGTGACTCGCAGCTTTATCAGATCGACGTGGAAAGCGCCACTGTCACGCTGGTCCAGTCCTTCTCAAATAATGCGCCCATTCTTGATTTTTCCATCATGGATATGGGCAACCGAGAAGGCGACGCTCAAGCTGGCAATGCCTTTTCGTCTGGTCAGTCAAGAATAGTCGCAGGCTGTGGTGCCTACCGCGATGGGAGCCTTCGAAGTATTCGAAGCGGTGTCGGTCTTGAAGATAGAGGTGTTCTGGACGAGCTGGAGGGGACCAGGGGTCTCTTTACACTTCGTTCATACGGGTCTGACCTGGTAGATACCCTGGTTGTCTCAGCAATCACCGAGACAAGAGTTCTCAGTTTCGACCGTGAAGGCGGAATTGAAGAGATATACTCTTTCCAGGGCATGTCACTCGACACCGAGACCCTTTTGGCTTCAAATCTTCCCAACGGACAGTTGCTCCAGATCACTCCTCACTCAGTCGTCTTACTTGATCCCGAAAGTGGCACGGCAACCAATAAATGGGACGTTCCAAGCGGCAAGTCGATCACAAGAGCGTCAGCAAACAGCAAGTGGGCATTGCTTTCAGTTGATGGAACATCCCTTGTCTCATTAAATCTCTTGCAGAACCTGGCTGTTAACATTCAACAAAGCCAAAACCACTCAGACTCACAAGCTGATCAAATATCATGCATACATGCTGCCCAGGATCCACCAGATCTCGGTGTAGTCGGCTGGTGGTCTTCTGGACAGATATCGTTGATAGATATGGCTTCCTTGAAGCCACTCCATGGAGAGTCCATGAGGCAAACTGAGGATAGTGCGACAGTCCCCAGAGATATTGCACTCGTCCAACTACATCCGCCTGAGATATCGGGGCCTACACTTTTGGTCGCAATGGAAGACGGCAATGTGGTTACGTTCAATGTATCTACCAAGGGCTTCGCTGTCTCTGGTCGGAAAAGCGTGACTTTGGGCAGTAACCCAGCTCGACTACATATACTCCCGCAACAGGATGGGACATCGAACGTCTTTGTGACGACTGAGCATGCCAGTCTCATCTATGGCGCCGAAGGACGGATCATATTCTCTGCCACAACCGCCGACGATGCCACCTTTGTTGCACCATTTGATTCCCATGCCTTCCCAGATTCCGTGATTCTGTCTACAGACCAGCATATTCGAATCTGTCATGTTGATAAGGAGAGACTTACACACGTGAAGGCTCTCCCTGTCAACGAAACTGTCAGACGAGTAGCCTACTCCCCAGGACTGAAAGCCTTTGGTCTAGGctccatcaagaaggagttaGTCGGCAACGAAGAGGTTGTGTCGAGCTCATTTaggcttgttgatgagattgtaTTCAAGGAGCTCGGTTCGCCTTTCCCATTGAATGCTTCAAGCAGCCTCGAGATTGTCGAATGTGTCATTAGGACTGAGCTCCCCGATGTTGGCGGCAACCATGTGGAGAGATTTGTTGTTGGCACAAGCTTCATCAGCGATGGGGTGGAAGACCCAAACGGTACTGGCGGCCGTATCCTGGTCCTCGGAGTTGACTCAAATCGTCAGGTGTACCAGATTGTCTCCCACAATTTGAAAGGCCCTTGCCGCTGTTTAGGCATGGTTGATGACAACATCATTGCTGGACTGTCCAAGACAGTTGTGGCCTACAGTTTCCTGCAAGAGACAAGCAGTTTCGGTTCACTCCAGAAGCTCGCTGTTTATCGCCCGGCGGCCTTGCCTCTGGATCTTGACGTATCCGGCAACATGATTGGCGTGGTTGATCTGATGCAGTCACTATCTTTGGTTGAGTTCATCCCTGCGCAAGATGgcaacaaggccaagttACAGGAACGGGCACGTCACTTCGAGCCTCTATGGGCCACCTCGGTCTGTCATATTGAAGGAGAGAGGTGGCTGGAGGCTGATTCAAAGGGCAATCTCGTTGTCCTGCAACGAAACGTGGATGCGCCGACAGAGCAAGACCGAATGCGCCTGGAGATTACGAGCGAAATGAATATTGGCGAACAGATCAACCGGATTCGAAAACTCAATGTCCCAATGGCGGAGAACGGAATTATCCATCCACGAGCCTTCCTCGCCTCG GCCGAGGGCTCGTTGTATCTTTACGGTGATATTGCACCACAGTACCAGGACCTGCTTATGACGTTCCAgtcaaagatggaagagTACATTCATGTACCAGGAAGCGTCGAATTTAAGCTATGGCGTTCCTTCCGTAATGAAAACCGGGAGAGCGAGGGACCTTTCCGATTTATAGACGGGGAGATGGTTGAGAGATTCTTGGATATGGATGAAGGAAAGCAAGAGCTTGTTTGCGAAGGTCTCGGACCAAGTATCGAGGATATGCGCAACTTGATTgaggagttgagaagaatgcaTTGA
- a CDS encoding cytochrome b-c1 complex subunit Rieske, mitochondrial: MATLATASRLCLRTAAKPAVPAVRALSTTAVRTDSASASGYSSPFKFQGESKGAQIPNFGKYVSSGGETKNKLYSYFMVGALGAVSAAGAKSTVQEFLVNMSASADVLAMAKVEVDLSSIPEGKNVIIKWRGKPVFIRHRTQDEIDQANKVNISALRDPEEDSARVKNPEWLIMLGVCTHLGCVPIGEAGDYGGWFCPCHGSHYDISGRIRKGPAPLNLEIPEYDFPEDGKLVVG, translated from the exons ATGGCGACCCTAGCGACCGCTTCTCGTCTCTGCTTGCGCACGGCTGCAAAGCCCGCCGTCCCTGCTGTGCGCGCCCTCAGCACCACCGCCGTTCGAACCGACAGCGCGTCCGCCTCCGGATACTCCAGCCCTTTCAAGTTCCAAGGTGAGAGCAAGGGTGCTCAGATTCCCAACTTTGGGAAATACGTCTCCTCCGGCGGCGAGACGAAGAACAAGCTCTACTCGTACTTCATGGTCGGTGCTCTCGGTGCCGTCAGTGCTGCTGGAGCCAAGAGCACAGTTCAGG AGTTCCTGGTCAACATGTCTGCTTCCGCCGACGTtctggccatggccaaggttgaggttgatctgAGCTCTATCCCCGAGGGCAAGAAC GTTATCATCAAGTGGCGAGGCAAGCCCGTTTTCATCCGACACCGAACCCAAGACGAGATCGACCAGGcaaacaaggtcaacatctCTGCTCTTCGTGATCCCGAGGAGGACAGCGCCCGTGTCAAGAACCCCGAGTGGCTTATCATGTTGG GTGTCTGCACCCACTTGGGTTGTGTCCCCATTGGCGAGGCCGGTGACTACGGCGGTTGGTTCTGCCCTTGCCACGGTTCTCACTACGATATCTCCGGCCGAATAAGGAAGGGTCCTGcccctctcaacctcgagattCCCGAGTACGATTTCCCCGAGGATGGCAAGCTGGTCGTCGGTTAA